The Cyanobacteriota bacterium genome contains a region encoding:
- a CDS encoding redoxin domain-containing protein encodes MVLAVGSSAPAFTVKDTNGNTVSLSDFAGKTVVLYFYPKDDTPGCTK; translated from the coding sequence ATGGTTTTGGCTGTTGGCTCTTCTGCCCCTGCATTCACTGTCAAAGACACGAATGGTAATACGGTTTCCTTATCTGACTTTGCAGGCAAAACTGTTGTGCTTTACTTTTATCCAAAAGATGATACCCCTGGTTGCACGAAAGA